In one Lolium rigidum isolate FL_2022 chromosome 3, APGP_CSIRO_Lrig_0.1, whole genome shotgun sequence genomic region, the following are encoded:
- the LOC124700694 gene encoding L-type lectin-domain containing receptor kinase SIT2-like — MEYPRLFLVAGLLLAGFGVAVLGAGDDEQFVYSGFTGSNASLSLDGNAAVTSTGLLELTNGTAQQLSHAVHRTPLRLWRSPGGGVRSFSASFVFGIIPPYSDLSGHGIVFFVGKDNFSGALPSQYLGFLNSSNNGNDTNHIFGVELDTIESKEFKDPNDNHVGIDVNSLESIDVHPAGYYDDKTGAFRDLLLISGKAMQVWVDYESESTQINVFLAPLKNGAKPSTPLVSAKHNLSEVLVEPAYAGFSSATGTVKSRHYLLGWSFAMDGPAPPIIGSLPKLPPFGAKARSKVLEIVLPIASAAFVLGVVAVVILLVRRRYMYAEVREDWESDFGPHRFTYKDLFRATDGFKSKTLLGFGGFGRVHKGVLPKSKLEVAVKKVSHESRQGIKEFIAEVVTIGRLRHRNLVQLLGYCRRKGELLLVYDYMSNGSLDKYLYAGKDKPATLDWAQRFRIIKGVASGLLYIHEDFEQVIIHRDIKASNVLLDADMNGRLGDFGLARLYDHGEDPQTTHVVGTMGYLAPELARTGKASPLTDVFAFGAFILEVACGRRPVEQTMDDGRLMLVDWVLEHWQKESLLEVVDAKLGGEHDADEVVMALKLGLMCSHPLPGARPSMRQVMQYLEGDMPLPELTPTQMSFSMLALMQSEGFDSFVVSASGPSSATMITMGTISGLSGGR; from the coding sequence ATGGAGTATCCCCGCTTATTCCTCgtcgcgggcctcctcctcgctgGCTTCGGCGTCGCCGTTCTCGGCGCCGGCGACGATGAGCAGTTCGTTTACTCCGGCTTCACCGGCTCGAACGCCTCGTTGTCGCTGGACGGCAATGCGGCAGTGACGTCCACCGGGCTCCTCGAGCTGACCAACGGCACGGCCCAGCAATTGAGCCACGCGGTCCACCGGACGCCGCTGCGCCTGTGGAGGTCGCCGGGCGGCGGCGTGCGCTCCTTCTCGGCGTCCTTCGTGTTCGGCATCATCCCCCCTTACTCCGACCTGAGCGGCCACGGCATCGTCTTCTTCGTCGGGAAGGACAACTTCTCGGGCGCGCTGCCGAGCCAGTACCTTGGCTTCCTCAACAGCTCgaacaacggcaacgacaccaatCACATCTTCGGCGTGGAACTCGACACCATCGAGAGCAAAGAGTTCAAGGACCCCAACGATAACCATGTCGGCATCGACGTCAACAGCCTCGAGTCCATCGACGTCCACCCCGCCGGCTACTACGACGACAAGACAGGCGCGTTCCGGGACCTGCTCCTGATCAGCGGCAAGGCGATGCAGGTGTGGGTGGACTACGAGAGCGAGTCCACGCAGATCAACGTGTTCCTGGCTCCCCTGAAGAATGGCGCCAAGCCTTCGACGCCCCTGGTGTCAGCCAAGCACAACCTCTCGGAAGTGCTCGTGGAGCCAGCGTACGCCGGCTTCTCTTCGGCGACGGGGACGGTGAAGTCGCGTCACTATCTGCTCGGATGGAGCTTCGCCATGGACGGCCCTGCTCCTCCCATCATAGGCAGTCTGCCGAAGCTGCCGCCGTTTGGCGCCAAGGCGCGTTCCAAGGTACTAGAGATCGTCCTGCCGATAGCCAGCGCGGCGTTCGTCCTCGGCGTGGTCGCGGTTGTTATCCTGCTCGTCCGGCGGCGCTACATGTATGCCGAGGTGCGGGAGGATTGGGAGTCGGACTTCGGGCCGCACAGGTTCACGTACAAGGACCTATTCCGTGCCACGGATGGTTTCAAGAGCAAGACGCTGCTGGGCTTCGGCGGATTCGGGCGGGTGCACAAGGGGGTGCTCCCCAAGTCCAAGCTtgaggtggcggtgaagaaggtgTCGCACGAGTCGAGGCAGGGCATCAAGGAGTTCATCGCCGAGGTGGTCACCATCGGCCGCCTCCGGCACCGTAACCTCGTGCAGCTGCTCGGCTACTGCCGCCGAAAGGGCGAGCTCCTCCTCGTCTACGACTACATGTCCAACGGCAGCCTCGACAAGTACCTCTACGCCGGCAAGGACAAGCCGGCCACGCTGGACTGGGCGCAGAGGTTCCGGATCATCAAGGGCGTCGCGTCGGGCCTGCTGTACATCCACGAGGACTTCGAGCAGGTGATCATACACCGGGACATTAAGGCAAGCAATGTGCTCCTCGACGCCGACATGAACGGGAGGCTCGGCGACTTCGGCCTCGCCAGACTGTACGACCACGGCGAAGACCCGCAGACGACGCACGTGGTCGGCACCATGGGGTACCTCGCGCCGGAGCTGGCGCGGACGGGGAAGGCGTCGCCGCTCACAGACGTGTTCGCCTTTGGCGCGTTCATCCTCGAGGTGGCCTGCGGCCGGAGGCCCGTCGAGCAGACCATGGATGACGGCCGCCTGATGCTGGTCGACTGGGTGCTCGAGCACTGGCAGAAGGAGTCGCTCCTCGAGGTGGTCGACGCGAAGCTCGGCGGCGAACATGACGCCGACGAGGTGGTCATGGCACTCAAGCTGGGGCTGATGTGCTCGCACCCGTTGCCTGGCGCGAGGCCTAGCATGCGGCAAGTCATGCAGTATCTCGAAGGCGACATGCCGTTGCCCGAGCTGACGCCCACGCAGATGAGCTTCAGTATGCTGGCCCTGATGCAGAGTGAAGGGTTTGACTCGTTCGTCGTGTCGGCGTCGGGTCCATCGTCGGCCACGATGATCACCATGGGCACAATCAGTGGACTCTCCGGAGGGAGATGA